Proteins encoded within one genomic window of Bacteroides sedimenti:
- a CDS encoding nitroreductase family protein, whose protein sequence is MELSFKEALKNRRTYYTISNKSLITDQEIENIIKFAITHVPSAFNSQSTRVVLLLGENHKKLWNITKETLRKIVPPEAFPATEKKIDGAFAAGYGTVLYFEDKTVVKGLQEAFPAYADKFPEWSNHTSAMHQLTIWALLEEAGFGASLQHYNPLIDEEVAKEWNLPATWKLVAEMPFGVPTQEPGEKEFKPLDDRIKVFK, encoded by the coding sequence ATGGAACTAAGTTTTAAAGAAGCCCTTAAAAATCGGAGAACATACTATACAATTAGTAACAAATCACTTATTACCGACCAGGAAATTGAAAATATTATAAAGTTTGCAATAACTCATGTACCATCGGCATTTAATTCACAATCAACGAGAGTTGTGCTTCTGTTGGGTGAAAATCATAAGAAGCTATGGAACATCACTAAAGAAACACTTAGAAAGATTGTTCCTCCCGAAGCTTTCCCTGCAACAGAAAAAAAGATAGATGGAGCTTTTGCAGCTGGATACGGCACAGTTCTTTACTTTGAAGACAAAACTGTAGTAAAGGGATTGCAAGAAGCTTTTCCTGCTTATGCAGATAAATTTCCAGAATGGTCCAACCATACTTCGGCCATGCATCAGCTTACTATTTGGGCATTGCTCGAGGAAGCAGGATTTGGTGCTTCCCTGCAACATTACAACCCATTGATTGACGAAGAAGTGGCAAAGGAATGGAATCTGCCTGCTACCTGGAAACTGGTAGCGGAAATGCCGTTCGGCGTACCTACTCAAGAACCTGGCGAAAAAGAGTTCAAACCACTTGACGACCGGATTAAAGTATTTAAATAA
- a CDS encoding glycosyltransferase family 4 protein, protein MKICFYCDTVFTFGGVQRVLAVLAKSMSKEHDITILTLDSPSLNDTTMYGLDAANIHYINLQYPKVPFYENILCKTYSFLYKNVLPQNKILSKWYGYSSFSHTKRSLLIKTLNQGDYDIVVGVHVFLSFHLASISKHIKARTVGWMHNSYDAFFSIKTSYIGNLKRLFIHLMPNLDKLVVLSKYDKEKYLKELGIESEVIYNPLTIESKGICSPENKKFLAVGRFSHLHKGFDLLIEAFASFAKLNQGWNLDIVGEGPEEEMLRSLISKHHLEERIKIHPFTKEIEQHYSSASIYILSSRWEGFPLVLFEAMSFGLPIISSDISIAKEIIENKDVGILFRCENVEDLANKMKIMSECENLHKMSESAIKYTENVNISNITLLWNRLFSNLTN, encoded by the coding sequence ATGAAAATATGTTTTTATTGCGACACTGTTTTTACATTTGGAGGCGTTCAGAGGGTATTAGCTGTATTGGCTAAATCAATGTCTAAAGAGCATGATATTACGATACTTACCTTAGACTCTCCTTCATTAAACGATACTACAATGTATGGACTAGATGCTGCAAACATTCATTATATCAACTTGCAATATCCTAAAGTACCTTTTTACGAAAATATTCTATGTAAAACATACAGCTTTCTATATAAGAATGTACTCCCTCAAAACAAGATTCTCTCAAAATGGTATGGATATAGCTCTTTTTCGCACACAAAACGTTCGCTACTTATTAAAACTTTGAATCAAGGAGATTATGACATAGTTGTAGGTGTGCATGTATTCCTATCTTTTCATTTGGCTAGTATTAGCAAGCATATTAAAGCTAGAACAGTTGGTTGGATGCACAATTCGTACGACGCATTTTTTTCCATTAAGACATCATATATAGGGAATCTGAAAAGATTATTTATTCACTTGATGCCCAATCTGGATAAACTTGTTGTTCTTTCAAAATATGATAAAGAAAAATATCTGAAAGAATTAGGAATAGAATCTGAAGTAATATACAACCCTTTGACTATTGAATCAAAAGGGATATGCTCACCAGAAAACAAGAAATTCCTTGCAGTAGGTCGTTTTTCACACCTGCACAAAGGATTTGATCTTCTGATAGAAGCCTTTGCCAGTTTCGCAAAGTTAAATCAGGGATGGAATCTCGACATTGTCGGTGAAGGGCCTGAAGAGGAAATGCTTCGTTCACTAATTAGTAAACATCACTTAGAAGAAAGAATAAAAATACATCCTTTTACAAAAGAAATTGAACAACATTATAGTTCGGCTAGTATATACATTCTTAGTTCAAGGTGGGAAGGATTCCCACTAGTTCTTTTTGAAGCAATGTCATTTGGTTTACCAATTATCTCATCCGATATTTCTATTGCAAAAGAGATAATAGAGAACAAAGATGTCGGCATTTTATTTAGATGTGAAAATGTGGAAGATTTAGCAAACAAGATGAAAATCATGAGTGAATGTGAAAATTTACATAAAATGAGTGAATCGGCTATAAAGTATACAGAAAATGTTAACATCTCAAATATAACCCTATTGTGGAATAGGCTATTTTCTAATTTAACCAATTAA
- a CDS encoding lipopolysaccharide biosynthesis protein → MSGSRLHKSILNARVGLLFYFLTLILSFFSRKIFLDCLGADFIGLTGTLQNILGILNLAELGIGSCISFFLFKPLQEDNREKMMEIMSVFGYLYRKIGSIIGLGSIVVSLFFPFIFQKTIFDSGIIYFAFFSYMGSSLIGYFINYRQILLTADQKNYIVSAYFQTANIIKTLIQITLAYYYRNLYLWVFIEFVFGIISCIILNWKINKEYPWLKTKINDGKLLLKKYPEILINTKQIFVHKIKDFLLNKSDEIMVFAFVSLKMVAFYGNYTMIINKVLVMFITALDGASAGVGNLVAEGNKKNIVKVFWELMSIRYFIAGIVIFSFYHLLEPFIIWWLGPQYLLDHTILILLLVNLFIMQTRGVVDIFNHSYGQYADTWAAWAEGIINLTITILTAIHWGIIGILLGKIISTCIIITIWKPYYLFTQGIRMPVKLYWKGTLKYYVIFIFTFIVITLLSGFLPFHPSQSLSQLIIYAVFTVVPFTIVYFLLILWKAPGMFHFINRFPIFNRLKLR, encoded by the coding sequence ATGTCTGGATCTAGATTACATAAAAGCATTCTCAATGCAAGAGTAGGGTTACTGTTCTATTTTCTTACATTAATACTCTCTTTTTTCTCTCGCAAAATCTTTCTTGATTGCTTGGGAGCAGACTTTATAGGACTTACCGGAACTCTGCAAAACATTCTTGGCATTCTTAATTTGGCAGAGTTAGGAATTGGATCGTGCATCAGCTTCTTTTTGTTTAAGCCCTTACAAGAAGACAACAGAGAAAAAATGATGGAAATAATGTCTGTTTTTGGTTATCTATACAGAAAAATTGGAAGTATTATCGGTTTAGGCAGTATTGTTGTAAGCCTTTTCTTCCCTTTTATATTTCAGAAAACAATATTCGATTCAGGCATTATATACTTTGCTTTTTTCTCCTATATGGGCTCATCTTTAATTGGTTATTTCATCAATTACAGACAAATATTACTCACTGCCGATCAGAAAAACTATATAGTATCAGCCTATTTTCAAACTGCAAATATAATTAAAACACTAATTCAGATAACACTTGCATACTATTATAGGAATCTCTATTTATGGGTTTTTATAGAATTTGTATTTGGAATAATAAGCTGTATAATTCTCAATTGGAAAATTAATAAGGAATATCCATGGCTGAAAACGAAAATCAATGATGGAAAGTTATTGCTAAAAAAATATCCAGAAATATTAATCAATACAAAACAGATTTTTGTACACAAAATAAAAGATTTTCTTCTCAACAAAAGCGATGAAATAATGGTCTTTGCTTTTGTTTCCCTAAAAATGGTCGCTTTTTACGGGAACTATACAATGATTATAAACAAAGTGCTGGTAATGTTTATTACTGCACTTGATGGTGCAAGTGCCGGAGTGGGAAACTTGGTGGCTGAAGGGAATAAAAAAAACATAGTGAAAGTCTTTTGGGAACTTATGTCAATTCGATATTTTATTGCGGGAATAGTAATCTTCTCATTTTATCATTTACTTGAGCCATTCATAATTTGGTGGCTTGGACCACAATACTTATTAGATCACACAATCTTGATTTTGCTGCTGGTGAATCTGTTTATTATGCAAACAAGAGGGGTGGTAGATATCTTCAATCATTCGTATGGACAATATGCAGATACATGGGCGGCTTGGGCCGAAGGTATTATCAATCTTACAATTACTATATTAACAGCAATTCATTGGGGGATAATAGGAATATTACTTGGTAAAATAATCAGCACTTGTATTATTATTACTATATGGAAGCCTTATTATTTATTCACACAGGGAATTAGAATGCCTGTTAAATTATACTGGAAAGGAACTCTAAAATATTATGTCATTTTTATTTTTACATTTATAGTAATTACACTTTTGAGCGGTTTTTTACCATTTCATCCATCACAAAGTCTATCACAATTAATAATCTATGCAGTTTTTACAGTTGTACCATTTACTATAGTATACTTCTTATTGATACTTTGGAAGGCCCCCGGTATGTTTCACTTTATAAATAGATTTCCAATATTCAATCGGTTAAAACTAAGATAA
- a CDS encoding glycosyltransferase family 2 protein, which translates to MKKLSIITINYNNRDGLRKTIESVINQTYKDYEYIIIDGGSTDGSLEIIKEFESKINIWVSEEDKGIFNAMNKGILKASGEYINFMNSGDCFYLNDTLEKIMPFYSEDIILGKNTEERNEHYFGHPSQEITMLDLFRKGINHQSTFIKRELFKNNLYDESLKIVSDWKFLIDVLVFKNCSFRNIDTIVTAYDTTGISSTSKVQLASERNQVLRSMLPERIFIDYVRYANSDSPLLELTPYFNKTYRFQNFIVTLVALLIKIHTFTRNLYQKK; encoded by the coding sequence ATGAAAAAATTATCTATAATAACAATCAATTACAATAATCGCGACGGATTAAGAAAAACCATTGAAAGCGTAATCAATCAGACATATAAAGATTACGAATACATTATCATTGATGGAGGGTCAACAGATGGGAGTCTAGAGATAATCAAAGAATTTGAATCTAAAATAAATATTTGGGTTTCAGAAGAGGATAAAGGAATATTTAATGCCATGAATAAAGGAATATTAAAAGCTTCAGGTGAATATATTAATTTTATGAACTCAGGGGACTGCTTTTACTTGAACGATACTTTAGAAAAGATAATGCCATTTTACAGTGAAGATATTATTCTTGGTAAAAATACAGAAGAGAGAAATGAACACTATTTTGGCCATCCATCTCAAGAAATTACGATGCTTGACTTGTTTAGAAAAGGGATTAATCATCAATCAACATTCATAAAAAGAGAATTATTTAAAAACAACCTTTATGATGAATCATTAAAAATAGTTTCTGACTGGAAGTTTCTAATTGATGTCCTTGTCTTCAAAAACTGCTCTTTTAGAAATATTGACACAATAGTTACAGCATATGATACTACAGGCATAAGTTCAACATCGAAGGTACAACTTGCATCTGAGCGCAATCAGGTATTAAGAAGCATGCTTCCTGAAAGGATTTTTATAGATTACGTTAGATATGCAAACTCTGACTCTCCCCTTCTTGAGCTTACACCCTATTTTAATAAGACATATAGGTTTCAGAATTTCATTGTTACGCTTGTTGCCCTTTTAATTAAAATACATACATTTACAAGAAATCTTTATCAAAAAAAATAA
- a CDS encoding glycosyltransferase family 2 protein — translation MNTSTPVISVIVPVYNIRKFLPKCIESILRQTYSDFELLLINDGSTDESGAICDKYALYDNRITVIHKKNSGVSEARNSGIKNSKGKFVCFIDGDDYIENDMLEELFLQYNSNNCHLTVCGFQCEDEKGNLLYKTNSSNTYSFDTDSAICSLFDDSIYRYQGYVWNKLFSMEIINKFQLNFNSKIHFNEDRLFCFEYILHCKSVSYSTNIKYHHIFYSSNTMSSINRNGVFNTKYLTDLDAFKIMNIEIYRFNKRTQSFFWHRYIESALKIYLLMAECKYFDSEVNKQIRRIVSKGITFDYIRYVGIKSFLQNLIFKTYPPLYNKLK, via the coding sequence ATGAATACATCCACTCCTGTCATTTCCGTAATAGTACCTGTATATAATATTAGGAAGTTTCTTCCAAAATGCATTGAAAGCATTCTAAGACAAACATATTCCGATTTTGAACTACTATTGATAAATGATGGCAGTACTGATGAGTCGGGGGCTATTTGCGATAAATATGCTCTGTATGATAACAGGATTACAGTTATTCATAAGAAAAACAGTGGAGTTAGTGAAGCCAGGAATTCTGGTATAAAAAATTCAAAAGGCAAATTCGTATGCTTCATTGATGGTGATGATTATATTGAAAATGACATGTTAGAGGAATTATTTCTCCAATACAATTCGAATAATTGTCACCTCACGGTATGTGGATTTCAATGCGAAGATGAAAAAGGGAATCTTTTATATAAAACAAACTCAAGCAACACATATTCATTTGACACAGATTCTGCTATTTGCTCATTATTCGATGATAGTATATACAGATATCAAGGATACGTTTGGAATAAATTATTCTCCATGGAGATTATTAACAAGTTCCAACTAAATTTTAATTCGAAGATTCACTTTAATGAGGACCGGTTATTTTGTTTTGAATATATATTACATTGCAAAAGTGTCAGTTATTCTACTAATATAAAATATCATCATATTTTCTACTCTAGCAATACTATGTCTTCAATCAACAGAAACGGTGTTTTTAATACTAAATACTTGACCGATCTGGACGCATTCAAAATTATGAATATTGAAATCTATAGGTTCAACAAAAGAACCCAGTCATTTTTTTGGCACCGATATATTGAATCTGCTCTCAAAATATATTTATTAATGGCTGAATGTAAATATTTCGACTCAGAAGTAAACAAACAAATTCGAAGAATCGTTTCGAAAGGTATTACTTTCGATTATATAAGATACGTTGGCATTAAATCATTTCTTCAAAACCTGATATTTAAAACATATCCACCCCTGTACAATAAGCTAAAATAA
- a CDS encoding DUF4422 domain-containing protein, whose product MTNNIKILVCAHKYAELPQHEYFYPIHAGKERSNEALPYQPDNTGDNISAKNGNFCELTAHYWAWKNLKHVDIIGLNHYRRYFDFFRPFSAFSPDRSFIGINDFLRKPYIFPDLKELLNDCDIILPNTRNYPYDLTTQYSVFHIVDDWNILKDVIKEITPDYFPAFVKTMDNCNSLSNYNMFITSWKHFDGYSEWLFKILFEVEKRVKLSLYPNQARIFGYMSERLINVYCEKHHLKIKHYPVIMPLDDFKEDYNPTNLQYTMRKIRNNIYYFFMKKAF is encoded by the coding sequence ATGACTAATAATATTAAAATACTGGTTTGTGCGCATAAATATGCAGAATTACCCCAACACGAATATTTTTACCCTATTCATGCCGGAAAAGAACGGTCTAATGAGGCTTTACCCTACCAGCCTGATAATACAGGAGATAATATTTCCGCAAAGAATGGGAACTTTTGCGAACTGACAGCGCATTACTGGGCATGGAAAAATCTTAAACACGTGGATATTATAGGGCTGAACCATTACAGAAGATATTTTGATTTTTTTCGTCCTTTTTCTGCCTTTTCTCCTGATAGAAGTTTTATTGGTATAAATGACTTTCTGCGTAAACCATACATCTTTCCTGATTTGAAGGAGCTATTGAACGACTGTGATATTATTTTGCCTAATACAAGGAATTATCCTTATGATCTGACGACCCAATATTCTGTATTTCACATTGTTGATGACTGGAATATATTGAAAGATGTAATTAAGGAAATCACCCCTGATTATTTTCCTGCATTTGTTAAAACAATGGATAATTGTAATTCTCTCTCTAACTACAATATGTTTATCACATCTTGGAAGCATTTTGATGGGTATTCAGAGTGGTTGTTTAAAATATTATTTGAAGTAGAGAAGAGAGTTAAGCTCTCTCTTTATCCTAATCAAGCCAGAATATTTGGTTATATGTCTGAAAGGCTGATAAACGTTTATTGTGAAAAACACCACTTGAAAATCAAACATTATCCTGTAATAATGCCGCTTGATGATTTTAAGGAGGATTATAATCCGACCAATTTACAGTATACAATGAGAAAAATAAGAAATAATATATATTATTTTTTTATGAAGAAAGCATTTTAA
- a CDS encoding glycosyltransferase family 4 protein — protein sequence MRIVYLYQELAFWGGADRVITEKANYLADICNYEVFMVTTCQNHPIVFPLSPNVKHIDMGINFYEQYKYPLIKRIFIYLKLIRKYRRELEKLLKSIKPDITITTLCKDLDVITSIKDGSFKIAEAHLAKEFVRDLHIYKRKSLPYKIMGKILSCRTNRAIKKLDGFVVLSNSDAYNWREIREATVIPNSLPFYPSETSKCEHKKIISIGRLEEQKGYDMLIKAWSIVHHKHLDWEINIFGKGTLKKRLDIEIEKEGITNSFIIKEPVQNIVEKYIESSFYVMSSRFEGFGMVLIEAMACGLPVISFDCPDGPSDIISDNEDGILVKNGNIEELAEKICFLIENDEIRRKMGEAARKNVKRYMPDVVMQEWILLFKSLNNAK from the coding sequence ATGAGAATAGTATACCTTTACCAAGAGTTGGCTTTTTGGGGCGGTGCAGATAGAGTTATTACTGAAAAAGCAAACTACTTAGCTGACATATGTAATTATGAAGTCTTCATGGTTACTACATGTCAGAACCATCCTATTGTATTTCCTTTATCACCAAATGTAAAACACATAGATATGGGCATCAACTTTTATGAGCAATATAAGTATCCGCTTATAAAAAGGATTTTCATATACCTAAAGCTAATAAGGAAGTACAGAAGAGAACTTGAAAAGTTACTAAAATCAATAAAACCAGATATCACAATCACAACCTTATGTAAAGACCTAGATGTCATAACATCAATTAAAGATGGCAGTTTTAAAATAGCAGAAGCTCATTTGGCCAAAGAATTTGTAAGAGATTTACACATTTATAAAAGAAAAAGTCTCCCCTACAAAATCATGGGAAAAATATTAAGTTGCAGAACAAATAGAGCTATAAAAAAACTAGATGGTTTTGTCGTTCTTTCTAATTCTGATGCGTATAATTGGAGAGAGATAAGAGAAGCTACAGTCATTCCAAACTCATTACCATTTTATCCTTCAGAGACAAGCAAATGTGAACATAAAAAAATAATCAGCATAGGTAGACTAGAAGAACAAAAAGGATATGATATGCTTATAAAAGCATGGAGTATTGTGCATCATAAACATCTGGATTGGGAAATTAATATTTTTGGGAAAGGAACTTTAAAAAAACGGCTCGATATAGAAATTGAAAAAGAAGGAATAACTAATAGTTTTATAATAAAGGAGCCAGTACAAAACATTGTTGAAAAATATATAGAAAGTTCATTTTATGTCATGAGTTCGCGGTTCGAAGGATTTGGTATGGTTTTAATCGAAGCTATGGCTTGTGGATTACCTGTAATCTCCTTTGATTGCCCAGATGGTCCATCAGATATCATTTCAGATAATGAAGATGGCATACTTGTTAAAAATGGGAATATTGAAGAACTTGCAGAAAAAATATGCTTTCTCATTGAAAACGATGAAATCAGAAGAAAAATGGGAGAAGCTGCCAGAAAAAATGTAAAGCGATATATGCCTGATGTTGTTATGCAAGAATGGATATTATTATTTAAGTCACTTAATAATGCAAAATAA
- a CDS encoding glycosyltransferase translates to MKILFLVFHGFSEYNGISKKIRYQVNGLKENGHKVMLCSYIIDKNGYRKRMVDESVLENYGSGFLAKIRKRVCYNAIVNYAIQNNIELVYMRSDHNANPFTIHFLRKLKIYGIRTVMEIPTYPYDDEYKNLPFSFKINLYIDKFFRNRLAKQTINIVTFSKYERIFGVPTINISNGIDFKSIKLKDHLNKNCSQINLIGVAEIHPWHGFDRVIIGLSEYYKTNPKIKVQFNIVGEGDHNEIEKLKRITVQKGIDDYVIFHGTKFGKELDELFNLADMGIASLARHRSNITYIKTLKNREYAARGIPFVYSEIDEDFENMPYIIKAPANEEPLNIQRIIDFYKGNNLTPSQIRSSIEKDLSWESQMKKVLNQINYLL, encoded by the coding sequence ATGAAAATACTCTTCCTTGTCTTTCACGGTTTTTCAGAATATAATGGAATAAGCAAAAAAATCCGTTATCAAGTTAATGGATTAAAAGAGAATGGACACAAGGTTATGCTTTGTTCATATATAATTGATAAAAATGGGTATCGTAAAAGAATGGTCGATGAAAGTGTTTTAGAAAATTATGGAAGTGGATTCTTGGCTAAAATAAGAAAAAGAGTTTGTTATAATGCAATTGTTAATTACGCAATCCAAAACAACATTGAATTGGTGTATATGCGTTCAGATCATAATGCCAACCCTTTTACCATTCATTTTCTGAGAAAATTAAAGATTTATGGCATTAGAACCGTTATGGAAATACCAACCTATCCTTATGATGACGAATATAAAAATCTGCCATTTTCATTTAAAATCAACCTATATATTGACAAATTCTTCAGAAATCGATTAGCAAAACAAACAATCAACATAGTTACTTTTTCCAAGTATGAAAGAATATTTGGAGTTCCAACCATTAACATCTCAAACGGAATTGATTTTAAAAGTATAAAATTAAAAGATCATTTAAACAAAAATTGTAGTCAAATTAATTTAATTGGTGTTGCAGAGATTCATCCATGGCATGGATTTGACAGGGTCATTATTGGTTTATCTGAATATTACAAAACAAATCCGAAAATAAAAGTTCAATTTAACATTGTTGGAGAAGGTGACCATAATGAAATTGAAAAACTGAAGCGGATCACAGTGCAAAAAGGAATAGATGACTATGTAATCTTCCACGGAACAAAATTTGGAAAAGAATTAGATGAACTTTTTAATCTGGCAGATATGGGCATAGCTAGTCTTGCTCGTCATAGAAGTAATATCACATATATTAAAACTTTAAAAAACAGAGAATATGCCGCTAGAGGAATTCCATTTGTATATTCTGAAATTGATGAAGATTTTGAAAACATGCCATACATTATAAAAGCACCGGCAAATGAAGAACCATTGAATATTCAAAGAATCATAGACTTCTATAAAGGAAACAATTTAACTCCATCTCAAATAAGATCGTCTATTGAAAAGGACCTTTCATGGGAATCACAAATGAAAAAAGTACTAAACCAAATCAATTACCTTCTGTAA
- a CDS encoding glycosyltransferase family 4 protein: protein MKTKIVYCIPSLYSPGGMERVVSLKANYLADNLNYDITIIITDGKDKKPFYDLSSSIKVINLDINYNELYGKSLPKKAFGYFQKQYLYKKKLKKTLCKIRPDITISTLRREINFINSIDDGSIKVGEIHFNKANYRDFKNEKVFSFIQKIVTHFWMGKLIKELKQLGKFVVLSHEDKQKWTELDNITVIHNPLSFFPEKKSSCTSQQVIAVGRYMPEKGFDLLINAWNIVNKKHPEWKLRIFGDGMRKELESQVKSLSLSNSCILEYPTTNISDKYIESSIFVLSSRHEGFGMVITEAMACGVPPIAFTCPCGPREIIKDGTDGLLVENGNIMDLANKICYLIENDEIRKNMGKSARINVERFKIENIAMQWKELFDTLLKTKNEANINY from the coding sequence ATGAAAACAAAAATAGTTTATTGCATCCCTTCACTATACAGCCCAGGCGGAATGGAAAGAGTTGTGTCTCTTAAGGCAAATTATCTGGCTGATAATCTTAATTATGACATCACTATCATAATAACAGATGGGAAAGACAAAAAGCCATTTTATGATTTATCATCATCAATAAAAGTTATCAATCTTGATATTAATTATAACGAGTTATATGGAAAATCTCTTCCAAAGAAGGCATTTGGATATTTTCAAAAGCAATATCTATACAAGAAAAAACTCAAAAAAACTCTCTGTAAAATCCGTCCCGATATAACGATTTCAACATTAAGAAGAGAGATAAATTTTATAAATTCAATTGATGATGGTAGTATTAAAGTTGGAGAAATACATTTTAATAAAGCAAACTATAGAGATTTCAAAAATGAAAAAGTTTTTTCTTTTATACAAAAAATCGTGACTCATTTTTGGATGGGTAAGCTTATAAAAGAATTAAAGCAACTAGGTAAGTTTGTTGTATTGAGCCATGAAGATAAACAAAAGTGGACAGAACTAGATAATATCACAGTTATTCATAACCCACTCTCATTTTTCCCGGAAAAAAAATCGAGTTGTACCAGTCAACAAGTAATTGCTGTTGGCAGATATATGCCTGAAAAAGGATTTGACCTATTGATAAACGCTTGGAATATTGTAAATAAAAAACATCCTGAATGGAAACTAAGAATCTTCGGAGATGGAATGAGGAAAGAATTAGAATCACAAGTTAAATCCCTAAGTTTATCTAACAGTTGTATTTTAGAATATCCAACAACGAATATTTCTGATAAATACATCGAAAGTTCAATTTTCGTCCTCAGCTCACGCCATGAAGGCTTTGGGATGGTTATTACTGAAGCAATGGCTTGCGGAGTACCACCTATTGCGTTTACTTGTCCCTGCGGACCAAGAGAGATTATAAAAGATGGTACTGACGGATTATTAGTTGAAAACGGTAATATTATGGATTTAGCAAACAAAATATGCTATCTAATTGAAAACGACGAGATAAGAAAAAATATGGGAAAATCGGCAAGAATTAATGTTGAACGATTTAAAATAGAAAATATCGCCATGCAATGGAAAGAATTATTTGATACGTTACTCAAAACAAAAAATGAAGCAAACATTAATTACTAA
- a CDS encoding glycosyltransferase family 2 protein, producing MTENYSKYLAIFERSMEKVPVDIIKEIQLKLKQETQEEPLVSVVVIAHNEEKHILSCLWSLSENKCGFPIEIIVINNNSTDRTTEILDMIGVKWYNEPNKGPGHARQCGLNHARGKYYLCIDADTIYPPYYIQTMVNQLRKSGVSCAFGLWSFIPDKQHSRLGLFLYESLRDIYLLLQSMKRPELCVRGMAFGFNTEMGRKIGFRTDIIRGEDGSLALAMKQYGKLVLIKNRKARVFTSNSTLSAEGSFFKSFINRFFKAFKSSGNMFSKKTNYKDQESNLIK from the coding sequence ATGACGGAGAATTATTCAAAGTATCTGGCTATCTTTGAAAGATCAATGGAAAAAGTTCCAGTTGATATAATCAAAGAAATTCAATTAAAATTAAAGCAGGAAACACAAGAAGAACCGCTTGTTTCTGTCGTTGTTATTGCTCATAACGAAGAAAAACATATATTAAGCTGTTTATGGTCTTTGAGTGAAAACAAATGTGGTTTTCCTATCGAGATTATAGTGATAAATAACAATTCTACCGATAGAACAACCGAAATATTAGACATGATTGGGGTGAAATGGTATAATGAACCCAATAAAGGCCCTGGTCATGCCCGTCAATGCGGATTAAATCATGCCCGTGGGAAATATTATCTATGCATAGATGCAGATACGATTTATCCTCCATACTATATTCAAACAATGGTAAATCAATTAAGAAAGTCAGGCGTATCATGCGCATTTGGATTATGGAGTTTTATACCCGACAAACAACATTCAAGACTTGGCCTCTTTTTGTATGAATCACTAAGAGACATCTATCTATTATTACAATCAATGAAACGACCAGAACTATGTGTGCGAGGAATGGCTTTTGGTTTCAATACTGAAATGGGGCGAAAGATTGGTTTTCGAACTGATATTATTAGAGGCGAAGATGGATCTTTAGCACTTGCTATGAAACAATATGGAAAACTGGTTCTTATAAAAAATAGAAAAGCACGCGTTTTTACTAGTAATAGTACGCTAAGTGCTGAAGGTTCTTTTTTTAAAAGTTTTATAAACAGATTTTTTAAAGCATTTAAATCCAGTGGCAACATGTTTTCAAAAAAGACAAATTATAAAGACCAAGAATCAAACCTTATTAAATAA